From Mobula hypostoma chromosome 3, sMobHyp1.1, whole genome shotgun sequence:
TCGTCACGTGAGAAAGTCGCAATGATACAAAAATTGTATTAAGAGAAAATTAGTTATTGTATATAAAAATTAacatttatttgtatttgttttTAATCTGGTGTACGTTATCCTCTTTTTCCCAGTGCACGAAATATTTCTTATTCGTTAGCAACTGTCAGAGACTATTTATTCTGTAGGGAAATTTGTCTTATTTCCTCATTGAACGTAATCGCTAAATGTATGGCTTGGAAATAAAAATGCTCCGTCTAACACTGCAAGTGTCGGGATGCGTTTACTTGCAACATCCAGCACTGACCCCACCACGTTTAACTGGTATAATGGAACAACTGCATTGCATCTGGGAAACGCATTGAGTTCCACATACAGGCTGGTTTTGTAGATAGGCCATCAAACCTCTGAAATAGGAAACTGCTGTAGGAAATCTTTAAATAACAGACTATCCTTCAGATCGCCATCATCATTATTTCATGTACTAACAACCAGCCTGGGGTATCTGGTACCTTTGTACGCAGGCAATTAAAAGGAAAGAACCAAAATCAAGAACTCATGTAGCCAAATGTTGGACCAACTTCCAATCTTTTTTGCTTACATTAATTTTATCACAGGAATGTATTAGGGAACATTTTAGATTTACAGTTCATCCCATATGAATGGTCATATTCTTTTCTATTAAATACAAGATCTGAGAATGGTGCACAATGATTCATTTACTGGTCTACAACAAGATTAATGATGCAGACGTTAGAGCTGAAACACTCCACATCAGCTGGGGAATCTAAGCAGATCTTAAGTTTAAACCTTCctttaaaacattaaaacttATTTGCTCTATACATTCACCTACTGAGTGAACTGCAATTTACACATTCCCTTTAACTCCCACCCAACTGAGATTTAGAGACACGTGCGGTTCCAAGGCATTAAGTTAATGACAATAAATACATATGTATGCAAAGATCAAGGTGGTAGGCATAATCAGTGTTTCAGTACGTCTCCCCAACAGAATGCCATAGCTTTGATCTTCATGTTTGCTGATTTATTGGTGTGATAACTTTCTGAATAATTAACTAGTATTAATGTATTCAGACACACTAAATATTTCACTCAAAGTGACATGCATCTTCATCATCAGCGATACCAAACATCCAAGAAATGGTAGCAACCAAGAAGGAAAAGAGTGAGGAATATTACACAAATAATGTCACTCCACAAAAAACACCAGAAAAGTGGGTTAAGAGTGTTCAAATCTCATGAACCTATTCCCTCATGTACTAGGGCTCTAAAACATTTCTGTGGATATAATCCATGTATGCTACCATCAAAATTTCACGAGAATTTCATAAAGTCATAAAAGGAAAACTTAGGCTAATTACAGTTGGGCTTCGCTTGTCATTCCCAAAAAAGATGCTGAACAAAATCTGGAAAATGCTTCTCAAATTCCCTTATTTTTCAATAAATTCAGACATTGTTTAATACAAGGTACTTACCTCTTGCACAAGACAAATTTCACCAGTGTTGTAATGGagcgttatttgagttactgttgcatcccatcagcttgaaccagtctggccattctcctctgacctctctctcaaaaagctgttttttttctgtttctcgcaccattctctgtaaactttcagATGAAAATGCCAGGGTATCAACAGTATCCGAGATActcaaccactccatctggcaccaacaatcattccataaagTCACTTAGATATTTCCTCCTAAttgtgatgtttggtttgaacaagtgaacctcttggctatgtctgcaagcttttatacattgagttgctgctacataattggctgattagatatttgcattaatgaggtgtacaggtacACCTAATAAAGTGTTCACTAATGGTAAATTTTCACCAGATTAACCTCACAGTAGCCTCCAGTGATTGAGTTTGGGTTATAACTTACGTGCCTCTGTTACAGTGTCTAATTAATTACATTGATTGTCATTGCTCTTTCcactttcattcacaacatttctCTTTACAACCGCCCAGGATCATAATCACTATTTGCTGGTAGATTGACCTCCGCATCTTCACTAATCTATTAAATCAACCACCAACTGCATTGCTTTATTATTAAATTTGACTTTTCATCCTTGGTTGTTCTTTCTCCCTCATAGCTCACACACGCTGGTTTCCTCTACACGATGTGAATTTCATCTGGTCCAAAACTGTAGCTGCAAGCTACCAAAAAAAAGAATGTTGCTGGGCACTCCGCTATTAATAATCAAGATGCAAGCCAAATGGTTCAGCAAGGCTGCagttggggtgggggtgtggtgaaGCAACATTGTGAAGTGTGGACAGTGAAGAGCAAGATCCAGCTCAGGAATTCTTACTAAGTGCTGGCCCTGTCACAATATAGTGGCATGCTAAGGTTTGGGCattcctggtcaaaatttctgttactgtgaatagctaaacgagtaaaagatgaacttatctctaaaagtcataaagttaaagatgaaacattcttttcaacattttaagcaagattagagtattatttttgttttgtataattttagagtgaaaattaggaaaggagcaccatgcaaaagtttgggcaccccaagagatttgagctctcagataacttttaccaaggtctcagaccttaattagcttgttagggctatggctttttcacagtcattgttagggaaggccaagtgatgcaaatttcaaagctttataaataccccggCTCCTCAAACCTtttcccaacaatcagcagtcatgggctcctctaagcagctgcctagcactctgaaaattaaaataaatgatgcccacaaagcaggagaaggctataagaagatagcaaagcattttcaggtagccctttcctcagttcgtaatgtaattaagaaatggctgttaacaggaacggtggaggtcaagttgaggacTGGAAgaacaagaaaactttctgagagaactgcttgtaggattgctagaaaagcaaatcaaaactcccgtttgactgcaaaagaccttcaggaagatttaggaGACTCTGGAGTGATGGTGCACTGCTCTATGGTGCAGCGACACCtgtacaaatatgaccttcatggaagagtcatcagaagaaaacatttcctgcatcctcaccacaaaattcggcaccagaagtttgcaaaggaacatccaaacaagcctgatgcattttggaaacaagtcctgtggactgatgaagttaaaatagaaatttttggccgcaatgagcaaaggtatgtttggagaaaaaagggtgcagaacttCTTGAAAAGAACACCActtcaactgttaagcacgggtgGATTGTTCACgctttgggtttgtgttgcagccagtggcatagggaacatttcactggtagagggaagaatgaattcaattaaataccagcaaattctagaagcaaacatcacatcgtttgtgaagaaaaaaagctgaagatgaaaagaggatggcttctacaacaggataatgatcctaaacacacctcaaaatccacaatggactaccccaagaagcgcaagctgaaggttttgccatggccctcagagtctcccaacctaaacatcatcgaaaatctgtggatagacctcaaaagagcagtgcatgcaagatgaactagaagccttttgcaaggaagaatgggcgaaaatcccccaaacaagaattgaaagactcttagctggctacagaaagcgtttgtaaatgctgtgatacttgccaaagggggtgttactaagtactgaccacgcagggtgcccaaacttttgctttgggctcttttacttttttgctattttgaaactgtaaaaaatggaaataaaaagtaatcttgcttaaaatattaaagaaatgtgtcatctttaactttatgccttttggaaaccaggccatcttttactcgcttagctattcacactaacagaaattttgaccaggggtccccaaacttttgcatgccactatatgTGTTAACAGGTTTCAGTCCAGACATATTGGCAAAACCAAGTAGAAAATGCACACCACAAATCAATACTAAGTTGTTCTATAAAATTTGTTCTTAAGCATGAGAACAAAGGTTAAAGTTAGTGAAATGAGACTGCATCATGCAACTTTAAAGTTCTACTGTCTTAAAAATCAAAATATTTCTGAGaaaatattaatatttaaaatgaaaaattaaattGTCATTTTATTCTGTTTCATTATTATTTAAGCTAATTTCAGACAGATAAATGCATTCACAgagaaaaaagatttaaaattgtTCTCATTTTTCATTCAGGTTTTCTTCAACGTAATTAGCAGCATGGTCCATGAAGATTCCTTTAATATTTCTCAGTCTATTTTATGGTCATTTTAAAAGCAGCTAATATTTTTTGAATGAAGTCATGTTGTTCCCAATACCAAACTCTGATATTCTTCTATTGTCTGGGGctaactaattttttttaaattgtcacTTAAAACAGCTTTGAGTAACATCAATTACAGCACTTCTGTAAGGCAGGCAGTCTTTCAGTTGTTACAGAGTATCTCAACTTAGACTAAACAAGCAAATGTTTAGTCTAAGCAAATGTAATGTTTCAAGGAAAAGGAAAAGCATGATTAAACTAGAAAACTCAGTAACTTGTAATTTTACAATGGTTTATAAATATAGACCAAAAACAATTCCACAAATAAGATTCAAGTTCAGAATTTATATTGGTAACAGACAGAATTAATGGCATGAAAGCTAATTTAAATGAAAAAGCAAGATTTTTCCATAATTCAAAATTAATACAAAAATATTTCATACTGGTAGCATGGGAAATTAAAAGTTTTCAACAAATTGAAGTACTTGAACTCCAATCTGTCTGTTCTTTAGAAGCCATAATGATATTGAAATTAAAATATATCCAGAGTAAAAAGCAAGTGCCCAACAAAAGCCATGTTTTAAAACAAGAACATCTCCCCATTTTGTTTATTATGCCAAATATAAACTGAACGAATGCaaaaacatcaatttcttgaacacATTTAACTGTGGTGTTTAATCTACTCTACAAATTATTGCATTGAAATTCATCCATTTAGGAGCAATAAATTTCCTATATAACTAATGTCAGCACATTACACACCACCTCCAAACATTTATTCAATTGAAATCAAATATAATATTGAAATTAGTCAATCTTATAATAGTACAAAAACTAAAACCCAACGTATGGCATACCAAATCCCTAATTCATTCCAATGGAATGAAACTTCAGGCATAGTACACCACCACTAACACTTAACACTGCTGATGGAAATGAATTTCATGGCATATTCTTCAAAATGGTGCACATAAATTTAATACTTCAGACACCATCTGCCTATACATCAGAAATGAACATTCAACATTTCACCAAGTGCACTAATAAAATACCAATGTAAAGTATTTCAAAACTGTGCAAAAAAGCACTTGTTTCATAAGTTAGTTTACTTCAACTCTACAAAATGTTAAGTATTAAATAAGAGCAAAATGAATACAGAACCTAGagcaaaattaagaatctctaaATACAAGTTCCTCATTGTACATTCAGTATTATTTTCTTGTGATGGGTATTACATTAGAACATTCCAACGTCTCTTCCAATTGTAATTCTTTAATGATAAATTATAGCTTTCCTTTTGAATTTTCTGCACTGCACGCTTTGCCAAGGGACAGTAAACTACGTTACGTAACTCACCTTACCAAAGTATAATTTACATTAAAGTTAAAGCAGCATTTAAAGATTTCAAACCAGTAAGTGAGCCAGAATGCATGATTCTACATTGTGTGTATTCTTGGCCAATACCAACTAGAGTTCTTAAATTTCTGGATCTGTAATTATGGATTAGATTTCCTTTCCGCATTCAGTACTTCAGTTCCATTTCCTGTTGTTTCTTGAATGGTGGCGACATCGTTCCAGTCCCGGGTGGCTTCCATTAAATGACGTTGTCCATGAGCAATCCATTCTTCTTGATCACAAAACATGCGCCCACAAAACCAACAGTGGAATTTAAATTGCAAATGCTCATTTTGAGTATTATTCACAATCTGATaattatttttgtgaatcttTTTGAGTTTCATTTTCAACATAAGCCTTTCCTTTACTGGACTGACTACCTTGCAATTCTGCCATTTATCATGTAAAATACTTTGATTTGCAATCTCTTGtctttgttgctttttctttAAATTGAGAGAAATAACTGTTCTCTCCGATAAAACCACTTTCAGTACATGTCCTCTGTACTTGCCTATAGTTTGCATTACATTTGTTACCTCTTGAACATCTACATCTGGATGATTTAACACAACTACAGGCTGATTGCGGCGAGGGCATTTCACCAACTGACTGTCATTAAACGGCTTGAGTCTCAGCTTGCGGGCAGTCTTTAACGACTCACAAGTATCAGTAGCAATGGGAACaagattgttttttttctctacatTTTTTAAATGCTGTACTTGATCTGTTTTTCCTTTCCTGGTACACTTCCGTTTCAATGGCAATTCTTCGCTGTCCTTCAACTGCTGAGATTTCTGACGAGCAACTAACTTAATTGTAGTAGTATTACATACGTTTGGTTTGTCAATCAAAACAGAAGACATATTACAGCTCCTGTATGTCTGTTTTGCTTTGGGAGAGGAATTACTTAGAGAATTAGGTTCTTTGCACTTCTTTGTCACTAATGGTGCCTGCATGTCTGAATTTCTTGCTGTGCTTTCCGAAACCAACGAAGAGAATTCACTCAATTTTTGCGACTGGTTGACAACCTCGCATCTTACCGCTGATGCTTTTTGTTTGGACTCTTCGGCAGCATTTAATACTCTAAGCACAATACCACTTGGAACAACCTTGTAAGTGGCTTCATGTCTTGTGCAGTCAGTGTCTTTCATTTGGTGATGAGGTGGTGGTGTGCTTTCAGGATTAATTTGGGGTTCCATGGAATGGACCGGAAATGCAGTAGTACATAAAGAAGGAATTTCTGGCATAGTTTGCAAATGAGGAAGTGGATTTAGCACATTCTGCCCCATGATGGCACTTCTAGACCCACCTTCCCAAAGGCAGTTTGGTTTATTGTTCCTAATTTCATCAGTATTTTGGGAATTAACAAGATGATTAACACATTTAGTCTGATTAGATGCATCAACTGGTATAGCGCAATGTCCCTGGTTGATACTAGTAGGTAACACAGAATGTGTTCTACTGCTGTTACTAAGTGGCTTTAATTGCACTTTTGTATGATTGCTTTGGTTGCCTGCAGGAAACAACACTGAAAGTGAAACGTTCTGTAGTTTTGTAGGTGGAAGCTGCGGTGTTTGGCCAAGGTTGTGAGGTACCTGCTCATGGTTCTCAGCATCATGAGCAGAGTTAACATTTTTCAAATTTGTGCTTGATGAAAACAAAGAATCTTTGTTATCACTGCTAAGCTGATGGCACAGATTCACGGAAGACATCACAGCACTAGTTATAGGCACATCTTTTTGTACCTCGTCTGAGAAATGACAAATATTCTGATAAAAGGAAACACCATCAGAACTGCTGCCATTTGGTTCACAAACCTTTGCAAGTCCAACCTGATGCTGAACGTGTTCTTCAAGAACATTTGTTTCCCctgaaggagaaggtgaaagtagAAAGTTGCCACTAATATTATGCAAAACAGAAGGTTTCCCAAATCTTTCTGACAATGGAATGTTTGGCAGTGACTTGCTTTGGATGGATATACCATCTGGGGATAAATTCAGCACATTTAGTTTCGGGGAAGAGACCAATTTAGTTTGCTGGTTCTGTGTCAGAGAAGTTGTTGAATTTTCAGTAGAGCTAGGTGTGATAATTAATTGTTTTATCTGTACAAAACTATTGACATGGGTGGAATGCTCCACTATTGTGTTATTACAGCTTGTGGGAGACTGTCCTAAACATACATTAGAACTAGTTTGATTTAAAGAAAATTCACCAGAATACAACCCATGTGCATCCTGGGTCATATGAACGTCATCATCAAACTGCTCGAATCTATGTGCAGAACTGTCTTCAATCCCAATAGGTGACACGGGCGGTAATAAGGAAAGACACAGATTTTTATCCCTGGATAATTTAAATTGGTTTCTACTTTCCACTGATCGAACCGCAGTGGTACTGAGGCATACATCTCCAGATTTGGATACATGCTCTGGATTCTTATGATGTGACTGTTCACTTATCTGGCATTCTTTATTTGATTTTCTTTCTTCAAACATATTTGATGGATTTGTACAATCTGCCTGAATCAGGGGACATAAATTGGGTTTTAGGATCTGTGCAGAAGCAAATGAAGGACTGTCTTGGTCATTGTCCCATTGAATATCTGGAATATCTGTACTGGAGCTAAGAGAAAACActgaggaaattattggccattgTGTATCAACCAAATGGTCTTCAGTGGACTTGTTGCCTTCCAAATCATGATGGCTACCAAAATCACTTAAGTCTGCATTAACTGTAATGCCTTGCAATGTATCCTGACTATAATGAGCATCTGGGTTAATAGATAAAAATCCCTTTTTACCTAGTTCATTGTCATCATGTACTTTGCTCATGACGGCAAGACTGCTAGTTGACCGAGAAGTAAACATGTTGATAGAAACTCCTGCTGAGCTAGGACAATTAGTCTTTTCTTGCAAATCCTTATGTGTTTTTGTAACCAATATTTGGTTATTGTGTCCTGATTTGTTGATATCATTGGCAATGGTTTCCCTATGTTCCAATGAATTTAACAGCATATCTGGCATCTTTCTGTTCTTTTCACACTTTTTCAGTGTATGGAGCGAACTGTCTATGTGGCAGACTTCATTACTATCTGGTGGAAGCAAGTATGATGTAGATATGTTTCTAAAATTCTGTACTGCAGTACAACACATATTTTGATTTTCAAATCCACTTTTAAAAGGTTCATTAATGGGTTGTTTGTTAACAATTTCAGTTCCCTGACATATCAAATGCTCTGCATGATTTGTATCTTTGGATACAAGTCTGGGTTGTACAGGTAAAAAATTAGAAGCAACTTGAAGGCCATGGTTTTGAGAAGATGAAGATGTGACATTCCTGGATGAGGCAGAAGACACCTGCACCTGTGTAGTCGTACTAGTGTCAGGAGATGCAGAGAATGACTTAATACAAAGTTGTGTACTGGTTTCAGTTCCATTGACTGGCAAAGATTCCACTGATCTTATTGCAGTTTTGCAACCAGAACCCATTAATTGGTTATCACACAAACATACTTCTGGTTTTGGGAGCACATGCACAACCTTAGGCAGCTGTACAAATGGTTTTTCAAAAGTTTTGTTAATAGAGGTGACTTCAAGGCATGTGTTGTTGAATCTTGATGGGAAAGTTTGCTCACCATTTGAAACAGATTCTTGTCCTTTGCCTGTTGCAACTTCATTAGTTAAATACGGGCTTTTACTTTTCTGCATTTCCTTAGATCCGGAGAAAGTTAAGGATTCATTATCAACTTGAGTAATAATCTCTTGGGTATCTAGATTCAAATTAGGTACAATGGTTTTGCCATCTAGAACACAATGCACTGCTTTTCCCAAAATATTTGGCGATACAAAGCCATTCTGCTGTGAAGCCCAAGTTGAATCAGTTGTGACTGATTCTCCGACTTGTAGTTGGTCTGTAATTACCTTTTGTTTCCATTTTGGATTACTTTTGTTTCTGAACTCCAATGTGGAAGAGCTTCTTGTTTTATCATCTAAAATATGAGAAGTTGAATAGATTGTCTTAGTATTCATTACCATACCATTCTGATCAGCGTCAAAATCTTCTTTCAAATGATCAAAATGGGGAAGTAAATTATGATCAATATTTTTTGGAAGAAATGTAGGTGAATTATTTGACATACTGCTCTTCTGTCGACTTGCAAGTTTTATGTTCATGTCTTGTTCCATttcttgtgaagaaaaagaagctATTCCCGATGCATCAGAGCCTAGGACAGGGCAAGCAGTTGCTGAGGCTTGTGGTATTAGCTTGAATACCAATTGTTGCTTTCCATTAACAGATTTTATTTCTATTAATTGAGCCAAACAATTTGAAGGAATAACTACTTGTGCTGGGGTAACCAAGGTTAAGGGAGTACCAGGCTGAACAATGTGCTTAGAATTTGCAAGTACCTGCAGGCGAATCCTTCTAGCATCAGTGGGAAAACAGTTCGAACGTTTAACATATTGTACAGTTTTATCACTGCACTTATTTTCACCAGAAACTGTGATATCTGCCTGTGGAAGAACAGCAATATCCAAGTCCTGGAGTTGACAGGAAGTCTCTTGGAGATTTGGAGCCATATTCACCGaatctgccatttgatcatttaAGATCATACCGGCAGAATTTTCATTTTGTGAAGTTGTTGTTTGCTTACCTTTTAAGCCATTATACGGTTTAGGGAAAGCTTTCTTATGGCCTTTCCGCATTGGTAGAACGAGGACAGATCCACCATTTTTTACAATGTCTCTATGCACTCCCTTGGTATGTTTCACAACATAATCCTTTCGTACTGCACcataatcacaatacctacattTAAAGGGAAACGTTCCAGTATGTTGTACAGAGTGACGTTGGAATTCTCCCCTTGTGTAACAAACATGATCACATCGTCCACACTTATACTGAATTTCATCATGCCTTAGCGTGTGTTTTTGAAACTGAAGTGGATCTTTTGTTGAAAACCTGCATTTATTACAGTACAATGTATCTGGCTTTAAATGTCTGGTTTTATGTTGTTTTCCCTCTACACGCGAGGATTGACCTTCCTTGCCATTACCAGGACCTGTGCTTAAAGGACTGTCTACTTTATGTGAAATTGCATGCACATTCATTCGTTCCACATCATCCACGGTGAAACCACATTTGCTACAGACAAACATGGGTTTATCATCAGGGTGTTTCTGTTGACAGTGTTCCTTGAGTTCTGCAAAGCTGAACTTCTGAACATCTTTACACTTAACACAAAACATTAACATTTCAGTAATCTGTTTTCCATATGCTTTCCTACGATCAGAACTTTCTATTCCCCTTTCACTCATTACAGGGTTCTGTTTAGCCTTTTGCTGTGCAGGATCAAGAAGAGTCTTCATTACTACAGCCTTTCTTGCAGTCTGCTTTCTTCCAGTACCACACTTCATTGAGACATCTGTATTACAAGCAACACTTTCCTTCTGTGAAAATCTTTCCATTTTTGGCAGCAGTATTCTTAACCATTTAAATTGCATTTTTTGAGTTTGTTCAAAATTTCAGTATGTTGGTAAAAGTAGATTTCAGAAAGAGCAGAGTGATGCATcaactctataactctatggtAGCAATTCCAAGCAAACATTTGCAGTGTTCCAATTGTGTTCCAAaacatgcaattttttttttccttttaaatcAGCCCAATAAAAAAGTCACTTGCCACGATACAAATGGCGCTGAAATGGAAAATGTTTCCTTCTTGCAGGTGTCCTTTGAACTCCTTTTTGCACCATTGCCTGATTTTCGAATCAACCAGGATAGTTAATCTTGAATGGTGTTGGAAAGGTTTCTCTCTagagaaaaaaatacacaaaCTAAGATAAAATCTTGCAAAATCACTGCTGGGGAAATCATCAAGATGAAATCACTGTTTACTATGAACAATGAAAATAGTGACTTTTctgaaaacaataaaaatgaagtgTACACTAACTTCTCTAACTTTAGAAGGACttatataattaaaaaaaaactagaaataACTTCCTCACAGAAATACATACAGCAGCATCTTCATGGTGAAAACACAGTAAAGTTAGCGCTTTCAGAATTGAAACTTGAACATCCTCTTGAAAATTTCAGTTATGGGTTTTGGAACCTTTAAAATCAAGGTAATCAGAATGCAGACCCATTGATATCTTGGATATTTTTTAAGTACTAAAGAAGAGCAGCAGATGAGAACAATAGAACAGGTAGTCAAGGGATTTGGCAGCAAAGATGAAAATTTGACAAATCCTTAACCTGGAGCCAATATACATTAAATGGCCAGTTATATGATGGATGGGTGGAATTTAGCAGTATTTCAGCAGGCCTAGTCTACTGAAAATGGATTGCAGAGCTGGCAAAAACAGTCATATCTGGAAATAGCAAAGGCATGGAAGAATGTTTCAAAAGCAGGTGCATAGCAGTGAATGGTTTCATATCTAGAATTAAGGGGTGACGATCCTCTAGGTGGTCCATCCAGCACCGGCAATAACTTGAACGAATTATCCCTTTATCAGCTTATCTCTGTGCTCCTTTGACCGAAAGGAGCATTGAACACATTGGTCAAAGTGTAAGAGTTTTAATGGGGATTAGGCCACTGGTAGTGAAGTGATGTCATGGACTGCACTAGGTAAAAAAATGCAGCATTGAATGGAAGATCAAAAGCTTGATAAATGAGACTTTGAAAATGCAGTTTTTATGTAAACTGGAAGACATTTTTCTTCATTACACTTGGATGAAGAGGTGCAAAATGGACAATGGAATAAGGATGAAGGGCAAAATAATGATTTTATCTGTGATTGACATAAGATAGTAACACCATTGAAATAGCA
This genomic window contains:
- the LOC134344125 gene encoding uncharacterized protein LOC134344125, with the protein product MQFKWLRILLPKMERFSQKESVACNTDVSMKCGTGRKQTARKAVVMKTLLDPAQQKAKQNPVMSERGIESSDRRKAYGKQITEMLMFCVKCKDVQKFSFAELKEHCQQKHPDDKPMFVCSKCGFTVDDVERMNVHAISHKVDSPLSTGPGNGKEGQSSRVEGKQHKTRHLKPDTLYCNKCRFSTKDPLQFQKHTLRHDEIQYKCGRCDHVCYTRGEFQRHSVQHTGTFPFKCRYCDYGAVRKDYVVKHTKGVHRDIVKNGGSVLVLPMRKGHKKAFPKPYNGLKGKQTTTSQNENSAGMILNDQMADSVNMAPNLQETSCQLQDLDIAVLPQADITVSGENKCSDKTVQYVKRSNCFPTDARRIRLQVLANSKHIVQPGTPLTLVTPAQVVIPSNCLAQLIEIKSVNGKQQLVFKLIPQASATACPVLGSDASGIASFSSQEMEQDMNIKLASRQKSSMSNNSPTFLPKNIDHNLLPHFDHLKEDFDADQNGMVMNTKTIYSTSHILDDKTRSSSTLEFRNKSNPKWKQKVITDQLQVGESVTTDSTWASQQNGFVSPNILGKAVHCVLDGKTIVPNLNLDTQEIITQVDNESLTFSGSKEMQKSKSPYLTNEVATGKGQESVSNGEQTFPSRFNNTCLEVTSINKTFEKPFVQLPKVVHVLPKPEVCLCDNQLMGSGCKTAIRSVESLPVNGTETSTQLCIKSFSASPDTSTTTQVQVSSASSRNVTSSSSQNHGLQVASNFLPVQPRLVSKDTNHAEHLICQGTEIVNKQPINEPFKSGFENQNMCCTAVQNFRNISTSYLLPPDSNEVCHIDSSLHTLKKCEKNRKMPDMLLNSLEHRETIANDINKSGHNNQILVTKTHKDLQEKTNCPSSAGVSINMFTSRSTSSLAVMSKVHDDNELGKKGFLSINPDAHYSQDTLQGITVNADLSDFGSHHDLEGNKSTEDHLVDTQWPIISSVFSLSSSTDIPDIQWDNDQDSPSFASAQILKPNLCPLIQADCTNPSNMFEERKSNKECQISEQSHHKNPEHVSKSGDVCLSTTAVRSVESRNQFKLSRDKNLCLSLLPPVSPIGIEDSSAHRFEQFDDDVHMTQDAHGLYSGEFSLNQTSSNVCLGQSPTSCNNTIVEHSTHVNSFVQIKQLIITPSSTENSTTSLTQNQQTKLVSSPKLNVLNLSPDGISIQSKSLPNIPLSERFGKPSVLHNISGNFLLSPSPSGETNVLEEHVQHQVGLAKVCEPNGSSSDGVSFYQNICHFSDEVQKDVPITSAVMSSVNLCHQLSSDNKDSLFSSSTNLKNVNSAHDAENHEQVPHNLGQTPQLPPTKLQNVSLSVLFPAGNQSNHTKVQLKPLSNSSRTHSVLPTSINQGHCAIPVDASNQTKCVNHLVNSQNTDEIRNNKPNCLWEGGSRSAIMGQNVLNPLPHLQTMPEIPSLCTTAFPVHSMEPQINPESTPPPHHQMKDTDCTRHEATYKVVPSGIVLRVLNAAEESKQKASAVRCEVVNQSQKLSEFSSLVSESTARNSDMQAPLVTKKCKEPNSLSNSSPKAKQTYRSCNMSSVLIDKPNVCNTTTIKLVARQKSQQLKDSEELPLKRKCTRKGKTDQVQHLKNVEKKNNLVPIATDTCESLKTARKLRLKPFNDSQLVKCPRRNQPVVVLNHPDVDVQEVTNVMQTIGKYRGHVLKVVLSERTVISLNLKKKQQRQEIANQSILHDKWQNCKVVSPVKERLMLKMKLKKIHKNNYQIVNNTQNEHLQFKFHCWFCGRMFCDQEEWIAHGQRHLMEATRDWNDVATIQETTGNGTEVLNAERKSNP